The Procambarus clarkii isolate CNS0578487 chromosome 76, FALCON_Pclarkii_2.0, whole genome shotgun sequence genome includes a window with the following:
- the LOC138357195 gene encoding dentin sialophosphoprotein-like translates to MDSSNMDSSNMDSSIRDSSNIDSSNMDSSNMDSSIRDSSNIDSSNMDSSNMDSSNIDSSNMDSGNIDSSNMDSSNIDSSNMDSSNMDSSIRDSSNIDSSNMDSSNMDSSNIDSGNMDSSNIDSSNMDSSNMDSSNMDSSIRDSSNMDSSNMDSSNMDSSNIDSGNMDSSNMDSSNMDSSNIDSGNMDSSNMDSSNMDSSNMDSSNMDSSNMDSSNMDSSIRDSSNMDSSNMDSSNMDSSNIDSGNMDSSNMDSSNMDSSNIDSGNMDSSNMDSSNMDSSNMDSSNMDSSNMDSSNMDSSNMDSSNMDSSNMDSSNIDSGNMDSSNIDSSNIDSSNMDSSNMDSSNMDSSNMDSSNIDSSNMDSSNIDSSNMDSSNMDSSNMDSSNMDSSNMDSSNMDSSNMDSSNMDSSNMDSSNMDSSNIDSSNIDSSNIDSSNMDSSNMDSSNMDSSNMDSSNMDSSNMDSSNMDSSNIDSGNMDSSNIDSSNIDSSNVDSSNMDSSNMDSSNMDSSNIDSSNMDSSNIDSSNMDSSNMDSSNMDSSNMDSSNMDSSNMDSSNMDSSNIDSSNMDSSNMDSSNMDSSNMDSSNMDSSNMDSSNMDSSNIDSSNIDSSNIDSSNMDSSNMDSSNIDSSNIDSSNMDSSNMDSSNMDSGRDYKGLWQGGSCILTLY, encoded by the coding sequence AGCAACATAGACAGTAGCAACATGGACAGTGGCAACATAGACAGTAGCAACATGGACAGTAGCAACATAGACAGTAGCAACATGGACAGTAGCAACATGGACAGTAGCATCAGGGACAGTAGCAACATAGACAGTAGCAACATGGACAGTAGCAACATGGACAGTAGCAACATAGACAGTGGCAACATGGACAGTAGCAACATAGACAGTAGCAACATGGACAGTAGCAACATGGACAGTAGCAACATGGACAGTAGCATCAGGGACAGTAGCAACATGGACAGTAGCAACATGGACAGTAGCAACATGGACAGTAGCAACATAGACAGTGGCAACATGGACAGTAGCAACATGGACAGTAGCAACATGGACAGTAGCAACATAGACAGTGGCAACATGGACAGTAGCAACATGGACAGTAGCAACATGGACAGTAGCAACATGGACAGTAGCAACATGGACAGTAGCAACATGGACAGTAGCAACATGGACAGTAGCATCAGGGACAGTAGCAACATGGACAGTAGCAACATGGACAGTAGCAACATGGACAGTAGCAACATAGACAGTGGCAACATGGACAGTAGCAACATGGACAGTAGCAACATGGACAGTAGCAACATAGACAGTGGCAACATGGACAGTAGCAACATGGACAGTAGCAACATGGACAGTAGCAACATGGACAGTAGCAACATGGACAGTAGCAACATGGACAGTAGCAACATGGACAGTAGCAACATGGACAGTAGCAACATGGACAGTAGCAACATGGACAGTAGCAACATAGACAGTGGCAACATGGACAGTAGCAACATAGACAGTAGCAACATAGACAGTAGCAACATGGACAGTAGCAACATGGACAGTAGCAACATGGACAGTAGCAACATGGACAGTAGCAACATAGACAGTAGCAACATGGACAGTAGCAACATAGACAGTAGCAACATGGACAGTAGCAACATGGACAGTAGCAACATGGACAGTAGCAACATGGACAGTAGCAACATGGACAGTAGCAACATGGACAGTAGCAACATGGACAGTAGCAACATGGACAGTAGCAACATGGACAGTAGCAACATGGACAGTAGCAACATAGACAGTAGCAACATAGACAGTAGCAACATAGACAGTAGCAACATGGACAGTAGCAACATGGACAGTAGCAACATGGACAGTAGCAACATGGACAGTAGCAACATGGACAGTAGCAACATGGACAGTAGCAACATGGACAGTAGCAACATAGACAGTGGCAACATGGACAGTAGCAACATAGACAGTAGCAACATAGACAGTAGCAACGTGGACAGTAGCAACATGGACAGTAGCAACATGGACAGTAGCAACATGGACAGTAGCAACATAGACAGTAGCAACATGGACAGTAGCAACATAGACAGTAGCAACATGGACAGTAGCAACATGGACAGTAGCAACATGGACAGTAGCAACATGGACAGTAGCAACATGGACAGTAGCAACATGGACAGTAGCAACATGGACAGTAGCAACATAGACAGTAGCAACATGGACAGTAGCAACATGGACAGTAGCAACATGGACAGTAGCAACATGGACAGTAGCAACATGGACAGTAGCAACATGGACAGTAGCAACATGGACAGTAGCAACATAGACAGTAGCAACATAGACAGTAGCAACATAGACAGTAGCAACATGGACAGTAGCAACATGGACAGTAGCAACATAGACAGTAGCAACATAGACAGTAGCAACATGGACAGTAGCAACATGGACAGTAGCAACATGGACAGTGGCAGGGACTATAAGGGACTGTGGCAGGGAGGCAGTTGTATATTGACCTTATATTAA